A region from the Terriglobales bacterium genome encodes:
- a CDS encoding ABC transporter permease, whose amino-acid sequence MTTSFQLARAHPLAAAGVVMVAIFIAGALFAPLLAGHDPAAISLPDRLQRPSAAHWFGTDELGRDIYARILYGARVSMLVGASVVTASLLLGLVIGSIAGYYGGRVDRFVNVIVMNAFLSFPGILLAIAFVAFLGPGLLNLILALALGGWVGYARLVRAQVLATREREFVEAARALGASDARVIIRHILPNMIQPVIVQAAIGMAGAVLAEATMSFLGLGVTPPTASWGSMLNDGRSHLFDAPHLVLFPAVTVMLAVLSFNFVGDALRDYLDPRARLEAGL is encoded by the coding sequence GTGACCACGAGCTTCCAACTCGCCCGCGCCCACCCGCTCGCCGCCGCCGGCGTCGTGATGGTCGCGATCTTCATCGCCGGCGCGCTGTTCGCGCCGCTGCTCGCGGGCCACGATCCCGCCGCCATCAGCCTGCCCGACCGCCTTCAGCGCCCATCCGCCGCGCACTGGTTCGGCACCGACGAACTCGGGCGCGACATCTACGCCCGCATCCTCTACGGCGCGCGCGTCTCCATGCTGGTCGGCGCGAGCGTCGTCACCGCCTCGCTCCTGCTCGGCCTGGTCATCGGCTCCATCGCCGGATACTACGGCGGACGCGTCGACCGCTTCGTCAACGTCATCGTGATGAACGCCTTCCTCTCCTTCCCCGGCATCCTGCTCGCCATCGCCTTCGTCGCCTTTCTCGGACCCGGCCTGCTGAACCTCATCCTCGCGCTCGCGCTTGGCGGATGGGTGGGCTACGCGCGCCTGGTCCGCGCGCAGGTGCTGGCCACGCGCGAACGCGAATTCGTCGAAGCCGCCCGCGCCCTCGGCGCCTCCGACGCGCGCGTCATCATCCGCCACATCCTTCCCAACATGATCCAGCCGGTCATCGTGCAGGCCGCCATCGGCATGGCCGGCGCCGTCCTCGCCGAAGCCACCATGAGCTTCCTCGGACTCGGGGTCACGCCCCCCACCGCCAGCTGGGGCTCCATGCTCAACGACGGCCGCTCCCACCTGTTCGACGCCCCGCACCTGGTCCTCTTTCCCGCCGTCACCGTCATGCTCGCCGTGCTCAGCTTCAACTTCGTCGGCGACGCCCTGCGCGACTACCTCGACCCGCGCGCCCGCCTCGAGGCCGGACTGTAG